AAATTACCTTATCATAGGATATTTTTGTGTCATCAAAAAGTACATGGCTTACATTAACTACAGTGATATTTTCTAAACTTAATAAAGTTTTCTCAATCTCTCTAGCTACTTTTTCATCAAGACTGGCAAATGCTTCGTCTAAAAAGATGATATCTTTATTGGCAAGAAGACTTCTGGCAATAGCTATTCTACTTTTTTCACCGCCAGATATATTCTTACCATTGTCGTAAATTATTGTATCTAATTTATTTGGTAATTCTTCTACAAACTGGGTAAGCCCTGACCTTCGAATAGCTAAGTTAATCTCTTCATCACTATAATCTTTATAAAGGGTTAGATTATTTCTCAGCGTATCTTCAAAGAGAAAAACTTGCTGCTCTACATTTGCAATGATGTTAAAATAACTTTCTTTAGTTATATCTTTCAAGTCTAAATTATCAATAGTTATTACACCGTTAGATGGAAGAAAATATTTACGTAATAGTTTTAGTAAAGTGGATTTACCTCCACCACTGGGACCAACAATTAGATATTTCCCACCCTTTTTAAATTTTAAATTAATATTCTTTAAGATTAGATGATCATCGTATCCAAAGGAAACATCCTTTAATTCTAAGGTATCATTAAAAGAAGTAAGTACAATCTTCTCCTCGTATTGATTGTTATTTTTAAGGGTTTCTTCCATTTTTTTAAATAAAGATTTAACAGAAAATATTTTTGGCAACCATTCGGCAACTTGCATTAGAGGGTTAATGATTTTATCCATATTACTAATTATTAATACTACTCCACCGGCAGTCATATGACCTCTAATAGCCATAAAAATTACTACTGCGGCAATGCCAAAAAAGGAAAGAAGAACTGTAAAATGTTGGATTGCCAAGAAAAATGTATATATCTTATCAATAACATAACCTTTATATTGGATATCTTTACTTTTATTATAGAAATTGTCCTTAACTTTAGAACTAAGGTCATTGGCTTTAATAATAGAAAATGCTCCAAGAACTTCTCTAATATAGGAAGTATAATCTTCGAAAAGTTTAGATCTTTGAGCTTGATGTCTTTGAAGAGGTTTGCTTAAAAATATTGTTAAAATAGTACTTAATAAAGTAATGATAACTGCTAATAACAAGGCGAAGGGGCTTACAGAGTAAATAACAATTACAGCTACTAGGAAAGAAATAACATTCATGCAAACTTGAAAAATACCTTCAATATAATTGTTTTCAATTATATTCATATCATTAGTCATTGCTGAGATATACAAACCATTATTATCCCTTTGAAATTCACTAATATTTTTTTTGAAAACACTATTCATAAAAGCAAACTTAAGGGAAGAAAGTGTTTTGTATTTGTATAACCCTTTCGCAAAGGATAAAGCAAGATTGATAGGTAACAATGATATAGCTAAAAAAACTAAAATCTTTGCTTCATTAAAAAATAACATTTTATCTCCTGCTAATGCAGTATCAACGACCCTCATCATAAATATCGAAATGAATCCTTCAATAATAGAAGAGGCAGCACCGATTAAAACAGCTAAAATCAAAAATGGCCATTTGTTAAATACTGAATTTTTCATACGGCAATCTCCCCCCGAAAATATTCTTCACTGGTATATTTATTGATTTTCCCGTTAACTATTTCTAGAACATAATCGTATTTTTCTGTAATTCCTTGATAATAGCGATGGGAAATGGCGATAACGGTACTATCTAAAGAGAGAATAGTATTTTCGATACTCCTACCTAATTCTTCATTTAAACTTGAAGTCCCTTCATCAACGAACAATATCTCTGAATCTTTAATAATTGCCCTTGCTATCGAGATCCGCTGCCTTTCACCACCAGACAAATTTTTACCATTTTCTAAAATCATCTCATTTAAACCTAAAGCCTTTTTATTTATAACATCTTTTAAACCGGCGGCATCAATAGCTTTAACAATTTTCTCTTCTTCATAGTCTTTATAAAGGGTAATATTATTAATTATGGTATCTTCGAACAAGAAAACATCTTGATAGATAAAGCCAACCTTTTGATTGAGGCTATCTTCATTTATCTCTTTATAATCAATACCGTCAACGGTGATCATTCCTTGATAATCATCATAAATTTTAGAAAGTAATTTAATAAGGGTAGATTTGCCAGCTCCACTAGCACCTTTAATTAAGTATTTCTTTCCTTTTTCAATTGTAAAACTTACACCACGAAAAACTTCTTTACCTTCATAGTTAAAATATAAATCTTTGACTTCTATCAGGGATTGGAAGGAAAATTCTTTATCTCCAGAAGAGGCTGGAAGGATATCTTCATCGGACTTAGTTATTTTATTGTAGATATTGACTGAGGATTTGAGTTCATTTAACAATGGCAATAAGCGAACCATACTCCATACAGAATTGCTTGATAATTGAAACATAAATATCAGTCTTGTTAGGGACATATCGGTAGAGTGGAGGTTTAACAAATATATTAGTATAGAAACAACCACAAAATATCCCATCAAATTACTAACCCTAGCTTGGCCTTCGGTAAATACAGTATATTGGTACTTCCTTTTCTCTAGATTCTTTATTTTAAGTAGAGTTTTCTTTAGGAATCTATCTTCTATATTATTCAATTTTAAAATTTCTAAGCCGTTAAAGGTATTAGCAATATCTATTGAAAATTCTTCATTACTATTAGAAACTTTTTCTTGTAGTTCAACAGTTTTCTTTTCAAATAATTTTATAATTAAGAGTAAAAGCAATGAAATAAAAAGTATACCTATTGCAAACAAAAAGTCCATAAATCCTAATATAATTATTACGGCAACGAAGGTACCACCGGTAAATATAACATTGATTAGTTTTAAGAAAAAATTATTTTCAAAGATGTTAATATCATTGATTAAGTTAGATATATATGAGTCCTTTGATTTCATATTAAAGGTTTTATATGATGACTTCATGATTTTATCAAAGGCCTTAACTCGAACATCTAAAAGAGTATCCCGCATAAAAGAAATTCTCATAAAACGGGAGATAAGATACAGGACCGAACCTAAAGTAACAGCACCCAAAGAAACAAATACTACCTTAGTAAAGTGCTCTATAGTGGCAATTTCAATACTTCCTATCATTAAAGCCAAAGTAAAGTTAATAATCAATTGATCTGCTATAGGTATCATACAAGCTAAGATGTATAAAGCGAATCTGAATTTTCTCTTTAACAAAAGTTCCTTCACATTTCTCACCATCCAATCTTTAAAATTTTAATTATAAATTTAAAAATTTAAAACTTTACTTTAATTATACACATAAATCTTAAAATTTCAAGAGTTATTTTGAATATTTTTATTTATAAATTTAATAATTTTAAGTTTTTAATTAAAAATGTTAAAAAATAATAACACAGTGCTTTGTATTTGTAATGAATAAAAATTATTATACTAATTATAAAAAACTCTTGACTTGAAAATGAAAAAAG
This genomic window from Anaerobranca gottschalkii DSM 13577 contains:
- a CDS encoding ABC transporter ATP-binding protein — protein: MKNSVFNKWPFLILAVLIGAASSIIEGFISIFMMRVVDTALAGDKMLFFNEAKILVFLAISLLPINLALSFAKGLYKYKTLSSLKFAFMNSVFKKNISEFQRDNNGLYISAMTNDMNIIENNYIEGIFQVCMNVISFLVAVIVIYSVSPFALLLAVIITLLSTILTIFLSKPLQRHQAQRSKLFEDYTSYIREVLGAFSIIKANDLSSKVKDNFYNKSKDIQYKGYVIDKIYTFFLAIQHFTVLLSFFGIAAVVIFMAIRGHMTAGGVVLIISNMDKIINPLMQVAEWLPKIFSVKSLFKKMEETLKNNNQYEEKIVLTSFNDTLELKDVSFGYDDHLILKNINLKFKKGGKYLIVGPSGGGKSTLLKLLRKYFLPSNGVITIDNLDLKDITKESYFNIIANVEQQVFLFEDTLRNNLTLYKDYSDEEINLAIRRSGLTQFVEELPNKLDTIIYDNGKNISGGEKSRIAIARSLLANKDIIFLDEAFASLDEKVAREIEKTLLSLENITVVNVSHVLFDDTKISYDKVI
- a CDS encoding ATP-binding cassette domain-containing protein, translating into MKELLLKRKFRFALYILACMIPIADQLIINFTLALMIGSIEIATIEHFTKVVFVSLGAVTLGSVLYLISRFMRISFMRDTLLDVRVKAFDKIMKSSYKTFNMKSKDSYISNLINDINIFENNFFLKLINVIFTGGTFVAVIIILGFMDFLFAIGILFISLLLLLIIKLFEKKTVELQEKVSNSNEEFSIDIANTFNGLEILKLNNIEDRFLKKTLLKIKNLEKRKYQYTVFTEGQARVSNLMGYFVVVSILIYLLNLHSTDMSLTRLIFMFQLSSNSVWSMVRLLPLLNELKSSVNIYNKITKSDEDILPASSGDKEFSFQSLIEVKDLYFNYEGKEVFRGVSFTIEKGKKYLIKGASGAGKSTLIKLLSKIYDDYQGMITVDGIDYKEINEDSLNQKVGFIYQDVFLFEDTIINNITLYKDYEEEKIVKAIDAAGLKDVINKKALGLNEMILENGKNLSGGERQRISIARAIIKDSEILFVDEGTSSLNEELGRSIENTILSLDSTVIAISHRYYQGITEKYDYVLEIVNGKINKYTSEEYFRGEIAV